TGCCTTGAGCCGGATGCGGATTTTTTGTTTTTCATCCGGCACCATCCGGCCCACGACCGGCACCCACGAAATGATCTTGGTGCCGTGCTCTTCGCGTCCGCTCTCCAACACGCCCCAGTATACAATCAACGTCTTCGCGCCCGCTTTGGCTGCGGCCAGGCGCAGTGATTTATCGAGCGGCTGCTTGGGACCTGGCGGCTGCTCCCGATAACGCCGGTCTGTTGTCGGCACGCCACTAAGCGGCACCACGGAGTACAGAGGCTCCAGCGCCTTAAGCATGGGATCATCCGGGAACTGCGCGCCACTTTGCACGACCACCACGCGATCGCCGCGCCGCAACGTCACCTTCGCTTCCGCCTCCAACGCCGCGGCAATATCGGCCTCCGTGATCTGTTCATCGGCCGCCACACCCAGCACTTCGAGTTCGCTCAACTCGCCGCGGTACATCCATGAGCCGTGGTAGTCGCTATTGGAAATCGATCGCGTCTGGCAGCCAATGGTGCAGGCGGCCACGCATAGGATGAGGAGCAGTGGTTTCATGATACGCTAGTCCAGTTTCTCTTTTTCGTAATCACTGGGCAACACCCAGCCGGTACGGATCTTTTCGCCGCGTTGATATTTTTCGTAGAATTGATCCCACATATCAAAGGCAAACCCGTATTTCTCAAACACATCACCCCGGCCGAACATCCGCGGGTCCCCCTGTTTTTTAAGCTCGGCAAAGAGTTGTTTTTTCAACGACGCCTTGAGCGCGGCCTGCGGCTTGGAGTCCGCCAGATCCTTCACGCAATCGCGATCGGTCTTCACGTTAAACAATTCTTCCGCCGGACGTTTACCAAAGTTAAGCTGCCAATATTTGTAGTTCCCTTCACGGCGTTGGTTGAGCAACAGCGTTTTGATCGGACTGGCGTCGGTGTTCAGATAACCGGTCTCCGGATTGCCCACAGGCCAGCGGTTGGGCTCGAAGTTGTGCAGGTACAGATGATCACCCTTGCGGATGCCGCGGATGGGGTAGCCTTGATTGTTCGGTCGACCGACATCGTGGCGTTCCTTGCCCAGCACCACGTGATCGCGCGAGGCAATCACTTGACCGGATTTCGGCGAAGCAAAAATATCAAACAAACTCCGGCCGCTCATCGGCTGCATGAGAGGCGCGATCTTGTTCACGCCGGCCGCCTGCAAAAAGGTCGGCGCCAGATCGGTGAAGTTGACAAAATCAACCACCGTGCGATTGCGGCCCTGAATGCCTTTCGGCCAACGGATGGCGAGCGGGATGTGGTTCGAGTAATCATACGCCTGCCCTTTGCAACGCGGAAACGGCATGCCGTGATCGCTGGTGGCGACGATCAGCGTGTTGTCCAGTTGGCCGGCCTTCTCGAGCGCGGCGAGGATGCGGCCGAGGTGCCGATCGTAGTGCTCCACCTCAATGGCGTAATCGAGCATGTCGCCGCGCGTCTCGGCGTTGTCCGGCCAAAACGCGGGCACGTGATCGATGTCCGAAAGCTTCTTGCCCATGCGCAGTCCCACGCCTTTCTCGTAAGCGCGATGCGGCTCGTGCGTGCCGAACCAAAAACACCACGGCTTGCCCTTGGCCGCGGTCTTTAGAAACTCCTCGAAGTTGCCCGCGTAATCGCGATTGCTCATCGCCTTGGCCGGCGGTTTGGCAAATCGCTTGTTGATGGGCGTGCCGGTGATCAACCGCCGTTTGCCATTTACATCATTGGCAATGCCGGGCCCCCAACCCTTGCCCGTGCAAGCCGTCGTGTAGCCATTGGCCGCCAGCACCTCCACGAAGCTGCCAAACTTGGCCGGGAACACATTCATATGATTGGCCGCCTCTTCCAACTGCCACGAGTAACGCCCCGTAAGAATGGTCGCCCGGGACGGCGCGCACTTGGCGTTGGGCGTGTACGCGCGCGTAAACAAAATGCCCTCCCGCGCCACGCGATCAAACGCCGGCGTCTTCACCCATTGGGAGCCGTACGCGCTGGCATCGCCAAACCCCCAGTCATCGGCAATGGCAAAGAGGATATTGGGGCGCTCTGCAGCTTGGGTATTCGTGGAACCACAGAGGACACAGAGGAACACCGAGAGAAAATAAAACGCGGATCGCATGCGCTGGTGATACGGTAATTCGGCGGGTTTGCCAACGCCCTTTCGATCTCACGCAGAGACGCGGTGGCGCGGAGGTTTTTAGTAAGGGACGAGGGGGAACTCGTCCCTCCCGGGGGGGGGCAAGTTCCACCTTGCCCCATTTCATTTTCTCCGCGGCTCCACGGGCGAATTTGAATAAAACCTATTTCCCCGGAAATGCTTTGGGGGGCGCAGCGATGTTTTTCGGCAGCTTGCCAGTGAGCGAGCGCAGGAAGGCGACGATGTCCGCGCGATCTTCCTTGGACAAGTCCTTGCCTAACTGATGCGCGGCCATGCGCTGCACGGCGTCCTCCAGCTTGTCCGACGAACCATCATGGAAGTACGGGCCGGTCTTGGCGATGTTCCGCAGGCTCGGCACTTTGAAAAACATTTTGTCGGCCTTCTTTTTGGTCAGATCAAATCGGCCCTGATCTTTTTGGTTGGGCCACGGCTTCTGCACGCCGAGCTTTTGGTAGGCATTGCCGCCGAGCAAATTGCCCGTGTGACAGGCCACACAACCGATCGATACAAACTTCTTCAGCCCGCGCAATTCCGGCTCTTTCAACGCCTTGGCCTGACCGGCCAGTAATTGATCGAACCGCCCGGGCGTCACAAAGAGGCGCTCGTAGGCGCCGATCGCGTTGCCGACGTTGTCGTAGGTGATGGCCGGTTTGCTTTTGGGAAACGCCTTTTGAAACAGCGCTTCGTAGCCATCGATCTTGCCGAGCTTGGCCACTACGGCCTCAGCCGAAGGCATCGCCATTTCGCCGCCGGCCAGGATCGGCCCCTTCGCCTGCTCCTCCACCGTCGGCGCGCGGCCATCCCAAAACTGCGCGAGGTGCATGAAGGCATTGAAGCTCGTGGGCGAATTTCGACCCGTGCGATGGTTATCAAAGCCCAGCGAAAATTTCTCGCCATCCACGCCAAAGCCCGTCGTGCTGTGGCAGGAATTGCAGGAGATGGAATTATCCCGGCTCAACCGGTTCTCATGATACAACGTGCGGCCCAGCTCCACCTGCGCACGCGCCACCGCATCTTTCGGCAGCTTGGCTGCCGTCAGAGGTTTACCAAACACCGGCAACAACGCCTTCACAGCGTCATCCGCCACCGCGGCCAACGGGGCGCTGCCAAGCAACACGGGAATCATCAGGGAACGAATGATCTTCATCGCCGCGAAGGGTAGATGAGCGGCCAAAAAATGCAACCTCATGCGGTGCCGCTGGCATGAATACAAGGACGAGGGGGAACTCGTCCCTCCCCGAGAGGTGCAAGTTCCACCTTGACCCCATCTTCTCCGCGTCTCCGTGGGCGCCTAAAGAGAAACCTTGGCCTCTGGGCCTCTTAACGGTTCAATCCCGCACCACATATGGCCGCCGAACCTCAACTTCAACGCGTGATTGGCCTGCCGGGCGCGGTGTTGCTGGGGCTGGGCTCGATCATCGGCACGGGCGTGTTTGTGAGCCTCGGTATCGGCGCGGGCATGGCTGGGGCTGCCGTGCTGCCGGCCATTGCACTGGCCGGTCTGGTGGCCATGTGCAACGGCCTCAGCAGCGCGCAACTGGCCGCCAATCATCCGGTCAGCGGCGGCACCTATGAATACGGCCATCGTTGGCTGAATCCATCGCTGGGTTTTGTGGCCGGCTGGATGTTTCTCAGCGCCAAATCCGCCTCCGCCGCCACCGCCGCGCTGGGCTTTGCCCTGTACCTCGCGCCGGATCATCAAATGGCCGTGGCGCTGGGAACCGTGGCGCTCACCACTGGCGTCACCCTCACCGGCATGCAACGCAGCAACACGGTGAACGCCCTCATCGTGGGCGCCGTGCTGCTGGCCTTGTTCGCCTTCGTGGCCCTGGGCGCGCCGGCCATTCGCGCGCATCCTGAGCGCTGGCAAACCGCGCTGCAGCTCGATCAATTGGATCAACTCCTGCCCGCCGCCGCCCTGATGTTTGTGGCGTTCACCGGTTACGGCCGCATTGCGACCTTGGGCGAGGAAGTCACCGAGCCGCGCCGCACCATTCCCCGCGCGGTCATCACGACACTGGCCCTCAGCATGCTGCTCTACATCGGGGTCGCCTGGGTGAGCTTGGCCAATGCCGGAAATGAATTTGTTTCCCTCGCAAACATCGCCGAATCCATTGCCGGCTCCGCGCTCGGCAAGGTGATGCTCGTGGCAGCGGCCATCGCGATGGTGAGTGTACTGCTCAATCTCGTGCTCGGCCTTTCGCGCGTGGTGCTGGCGATGGGGCGGCGTGGGGATTTGCCCAAGGCGACCGCCCACATCCACGACACGTCCCGTGTGCCCACCGTGGCCACGGCAGTTGTGGGCGGGCTGATCGCGGCGCTGGTTTGCCTCGGCGACCTGAAACTTACCTGGACCTTCAGCGCCTTCACCGTGCTGGTGTACTACGCCCTCACCAACCTCTGCGCCCTGCGCCTGAAACCGGAGGAACGCCTGTACCCCACTTGGACTGCCTACGCCGGCCTCATCGGCTGCGGATCGCTGGCGTTCTTCGTGAATTGGAAAGTGATGCTCGCAGGGCTGGCCCTAACCGCGATTGGGCTGATTTGGAAAATGCTCTTCAACCGCGCTCCCTCGATTGATCGGTAGGCATGGTGTCGATATTCAATTGCAAATTTCTCCATCTATGAAACCACGTGTCAAACTGGCTGAGTCAACCTTTACAGGGGAAACATTATCTCTCGTCGAGCACGATGGCTCGTATTCGATCTCTCTGGATGGCAAGGAGTTGATGCATTCTCGGGCCAACGAATCTGAGCTCCTACTCGGCAGCTTGGGTGTCGCTCGATTGAACGATGAGGCGGGCGAGCGGGTCTTGATCGGGGGACTTGGGCTTGGGTATACCCTCAAGAGCGTCCTGGATTCGGTCGGGAATAAACCGATCGTTGAGGTAGCCGAAATGATCCCGGAAGTCATCGAGTGGAATCGAACCTACTTGAAAAACCTAAACGGTTCGCTGCTCGACCATTCACAGGTGGAGATTCGAAGAATGGATGTGGGCCGTCTGATTCAGGAGGCCAAGCCCAATACCTATGACGCCATTTTGCTGGACGTTGATAATGGGCCCAATGCCATGGTGAGTGAGACTAATGCATCTCTCTACTCCAAAAACGGAATCCGATCCATCTGTAGGGCATTGAAGAATAGTGGGCGACTGATCGTGTGGTCGGCTGGGCCGGACCACGGATTTGAGAAGCGTTTGGAGCGAACCGGACTACGGGTAGAAGCCGTCCGCGCCAAAGCCCACGCAGGCGCCAAAAGCCATTCTCATTTTCTCTTTGTGGCTGACTGTTAGCCCTTAAGCATCACGACAAACGTAATCGTGAGGAATCGCTGCTCCTTAATTCCACTACGCCAGCAGCGACTTCAACCTACCTGAGCTGTCGGCGAAACGGTCTTGTTTCAGGCCGAAGGCCTGCATTTGAGTGAGCCAGAGATTGGCGAGCGGCAGGCCTTGCTTGGGGTTCACGTAGTTGCCGTTCACCTTGGCGACGGGGCCGGTGGTCTCGGAAAGGTTGAGGTGCGCGCCGGTCTTGAGGCGGCCGCCGGCGCTGCCGGCCACAATGATGGGCAACGCGCTGTACTGGTGCGTGGCACCGTCGCCCAGACCGGAGCCGTAGGTGAAGAGCGTGTTGTCCAGCAGCGAGGTGCCATTGGCTTCCTCGATGGCATCCATCTTTTCCAGCAGATAGGCAAACTGCTGCATATGGAACTGGTCCACCCGTTCCAGGTCCTTGATGAACTTGTGCTGGTTGTGCGACATCTGGTGGTGGCTGCGCGGTTTGTCGAACAGGCTCTCGTACAGATACGGCGTGTCCCAGCGTTCGGGGCCGACCATGAAACTGGCTACATTGGTGAGGCCGGTTTGCAGCGCCACCACCATCAGATCACCCATCAGGCGGATGTATTCGCCACGCGGCAAATGCGCATCGACCGGCTCATCGAGCTGCACTTTCTGCAACTCGGATTTCATGCGCTCCAGCCGGTCCACCTGCACCTCGATGGTGCGGATGGACTCGAAATATTCATTGAACTTCTGCTGGTCCGCATAGCCGAGCGCGCGCTTGAGCGAGCGCGCATCCTCCAGCACGAGGTCGGTGATGTTGCGGTAGGCCTGCAGTTCGCGTGTCCCGAATAGACGGCGATACGCCTTGCGTGGATCGCGCATACTCGGGGCCACGTGCTCGGTGTCGTACCAGGAAATGTTGTCGAACTGGATCGACTCGCGGTTGTCCTTGTGGCTGTTGCTGCTGAATTCCAGCGTGCGGAACGGCGTGTGTTGACCCAGCTTTTCAGCGAGCACATGATCCAGCGTGCGCGCCTGCGGATAGGGCGAGCGCTTGACGCTGAAGGGCGCCGCGCTGGTCAGGAAGCAGGAGGCACATTGCGCGTGCACATCGGTGCCCGGCTGAAAATCGCGGTCCAGCCCGGTGATCAGTGTGACCTTGTTCTTCATCTTAGCCAACGGCTTCAGCGTGGCCGTCAGTTGCAGCGGATGCGTGCCCACCTTCAGGTTCGCAGTCTTGAAGGACTCCTGTTTATTGCCGCCAAACTTGGGGACAATCTGCTCCGCTTCCCCCGGGAAAAACGAACGCCGCACCACGCCGATGGGCACATAAAAAAATGCCGCGCGTTGATCGGGTTGTTGGGCCGACTGCTGCCCCGCCGCCGTCCCGAGGCTCTCCAGCCACGGCAGGGCCAGAGCGGTCCCGCCCAGCCCCTGCAAAAATGCGCGTCGCGACGTGTGCTTCATTGGCGATTTATTTATCAGAATCCAACAGCTTGGCCGAGGCTGTTTTTGCCAGCGGCCAATTCGTTACTCAAACAGCGCGGCCACCGGTTTTCCGAAATCGGTGATGGGGACGGGGCGGGAGCTGTCGAAGAGTTCCTTGTGAGGGTGCACGCCGAGGGCGGCGTGAATGGTGGCGTGAAAATCGGGAATGGAGACGGGGGCCTCGATGATTTTCTTGCTCAGTTCATCGGTCACGCCATAGGCACCGCGGTGTTTCAGACCGCCACCGGCCAGCAACAGACTGAAACAGGTGCCCTGATGTCCGCGGCCGCCGCGGCCGTCGTAAGTAGCGGGACGGCCGAACTCGGTGCCAACGGCGATCAGCGTCTTGTCCAGCATCCGCTTGGCTTCCAGATCGGCAATGAGCGTGGACAGGGCGTGGTCGAGTTCCTTGATGAGCAGATGCTGGTTTTGCTGGCCTTCGTTGTGGGTGTCCCAGCCCGTGCCGTTGATGAAATTCAGATTGTGCGACACCTCGATAAAGCGCACACCGGCCTGCACGAGCCGCCGGGCCAGAAGACAGCGCTGGCCGAATTCGCCGCCATAGCGGTTGCGCAGCTCGGCGGATTCGTCCTTGAGTTGAAAGTGCCGCATGAAACCGGGGCCGGCCAAGCGGAGGGCCTCGTCCTGCGCCGCGCGATATTGGGCAAGAACGGAGCCGGCGGGGATGCGGTCGGTGAGCGGCTCAAGCAGGCGCTTGCGGCGTTCGACCCGGCTGGGCGTGACGTCCGTGGGGCGCGAGAAGCCGGCGGGACCACTTTCGGTATCGACGAGATAAACGTAGCCCGCCTTGGCGCCGAGATAACCGGGACCGCGGCTCACGTTGGGATACCCAATGAGCATGTAAGGCGGCACCTTGGGATCGGCGGCGCCGAGCACGTGACTGGTGATGGAGCCAATCGAAGGATAGGTAATGCTGCCGCTAATGGGCCGGCCGGTGTGCACGAAATTGGTGGCGAAGGCGTGTTCGTCAACCAGCTTGTGGTTGATGGTACGCATCACGGTCAGGCGATCGGCGAGCTGGGCGGTTTGCGACAGGTGTTCGCAGAACTGCACGCCGGGGACGGCAGAGTCGATGGCGGCGTATTCGGCGCCGGCGACCTTCGGCGAGGCCTTGGAATCCCCCCGCCGTTTGGGATCGA
This sequence is a window from Limisphaerales bacterium. Protein-coding genes within it:
- a CDS encoding aminopeptidase, producing the protein MKPLLLILCVAACTIGCQTRSISNSDYHGSWMYRGELSELEVLGVAADEQITEADIAAALEAEAKVTLRRGDRVVVVQSGAQFPDDPMLKALEPLYSVVPLSGVPTTDRRYREQPPGPKQPLDKSLRLAAAKAGAKTLIVYWGVLESGREEHGTKIISWVPVVGRMVPDEKQKIRIRLKAAVIDVATGTWEFVIPEAYDDTATSARLNREESDQAQVARLKVKGYEALAKALTARYR
- a CDS encoding sulfatase; translation: MRSAFYFLSVFLCVLCGSTNTQAAERPNILFAIADDWGFGDASAYGSQWVKTPAFDRVAREGILFTRAYTPNAKCAPSRATILTGRYSWQLEEAANHMNVFPAKFGSFVEVLAANGYTTACTGKGWGPGIANDVNGKRRLITGTPINKRFAKPPAKAMSNRDYAGNFEEFLKTAAKGKPWCFWFGTHEPHRAYEKGVGLRMGKKLSDIDHVPAFWPDNAETRGDMLDYAIEVEHYDRHLGRILAALEKAGQLDNTLIVATSDHGMPFPRCKGQAYDYSNHIPLAIRWPKGIQGRNRTVVDFVNFTDLAPTFLQAAGVNKIAPLMQPMSGRSLFDIFASPKSGQVIASRDHVVLGKERHDVGRPNNQGYPIRGIRKGDHLYLHNFEPNRWPVGNPETGYLNTDASPIKTLLLNQRREGNYKYWQLNFGKRPAEELFNVKTDRDCVKDLADSKPQAALKASLKKQLFAELKKQGDPRMFGRGDVFEKYGFAFDMWDQFYEKYQRGEKIRTGWVLPSDYEKEKLD
- a CDS encoding c-type cytochrome is translated as MKIIRSLMIPVLLGSAPLAAVADDAVKALLPVFGKPLTAAKLPKDAVARAQVELGRTLYHENRLSRDNSISCNSCHSTTGFGVDGEKFSLGFDNHRTGRNSPTSFNAFMHLAQFWDGRAPTVEEQAKGPILAGGEMAMPSAEAVVAKLGKIDGYEALFQKAFPKSKPAITYDNVGNAIGAYERLFVTPGRFDQLLAGQAKALKEPELRGLKKFVSIGCVACHTGNLLGGNAYQKLGVQKPWPNQKDQGRFDLTKKKADKMFFKVPSLRNIAKTGPYFHDGSSDKLEDAVQRMAAHQLGKDLSKEDRADIVAFLRSLTGKLPKNIAAPPKAFPGK
- a CDS encoding amino acid permease, with amino-acid sequence MAAEPQLQRVIGLPGAVLLGLGSIIGTGVFVSLGIGAGMAGAAVLPAIALAGLVAMCNGLSSAQLAANHPVSGGTYEYGHRWLNPSLGFVAGWMFLSAKSASAATAALGFALYLAPDHQMAVALGTVALTTGVTLTGMQRSNTVNALIVGAVLLALFAFVALGAPAIRAHPERWQTALQLDQLDQLLPAAALMFVAFTGYGRIATLGEEVTEPRRTIPRAVITTLALSMLLYIGVAWVSLANAGNEFVSLANIAESIAGSALGKVMLVAAAIAMVSVLLNLVLGLSRVVLAMGRRGDLPKATAHIHDTSRVPTVATAVVGGLIAALVCLGDLKLTWTFSAFTVLVYYALTNLCALRLKPEERLYPTWTAYAGLIGCGSLAFFVNWKVMLAGLALTAIGLIWKMLFNRAPSIDR
- a CDS encoding spermine synthase: MKPRVKLAESTFTGETLSLVEHDGSYSISLDGKELMHSRANESELLLGSLGVARLNDEAGERVLIGGLGLGYTLKSVLDSVGNKPIVEVAEMIPEVIEWNRTYLKNLNGSLLDHSQVEIRRMDVGRLIQEAKPNTYDAILLDVDNGPNAMVSETNASLYSKNGIRSICRALKNSGRLIVWSAGPDHGFEKRLERTGLRVEAVRAKAHAGAKSHSHFLFVADC
- a CDS encoding DUF1552 domain-containing protein, with the protein product MKHTSRRAFLQGLGGTALALPWLESLGTAAGQQSAQQPDQRAAFFYVPIGVVRRSFFPGEAEQIVPKFGGNKQESFKTANLKVGTHPLQLTATLKPLAKMKNKVTLITGLDRDFQPGTDVHAQCASCFLTSAAPFSVKRSPYPQARTLDHVLAEKLGQHTPFRTLEFSSNSHKDNRESIQFDNISWYDTEHVAPSMRDPRKAYRRLFGTRELQAYRNITDLVLEDARSLKRALGYADQQKFNEYFESIRTIEVQVDRLERMKSELQKVQLDEPVDAHLPRGEYIRLMGDLMVVALQTGLTNVASFMVGPERWDTPYLYESLFDKPRSHHQMSHNQHKFIKDLERVDQFHMQQFAYLLEKMDAIEEANGTSLLDNTLFTYGSGLGDGATHQYSALPIIVAGSAGGRLKTGAHLNLSETTGPVAKVNGNYVNPKQGLPLANLWLTQMQAFGLKQDRFADSSGRLKSLLA
- a CDS encoding DUF1501 domain-containing protein, which produces MNRRHFLQTTGLAMTGATALSAAPIASMPQGKAEHVIFIWLGGGMSQIDTFDPKRRGDSKASPKVAGAEYAAIDSAVPGVQFCEHLSQTAQLADRLTVMRTINHKLVDEHAFATNFVHTGRPISGSITYPSIGSITSHVLGAADPKVPPYMLIGYPNVSRGPGYLGAKAGYVYLVDTESGPAGFSRPTDVTPSRVERRKRLLEPLTDRIPAGSVLAQYRAAQDEALRLAGPGFMRHFQLKDESAELRNRYGGEFGQRCLLARRLVQAGVRFIEVSHNLNFINGTGWDTHNEGQQNQHLLIKELDHALSTLIADLEAKRMLDKTLIAVGTEFGRPATYDGRGGRGHQGTCFSLLLAGGGLKHRGAYGVTDELSKKIIEAPVSIPDFHATIHAALGVHPHKELFDSSRPVPITDFGKPVAALFE